A window from Dromaius novaehollandiae isolate bDroNov1 chromosome 1, bDroNov1.hap1, whole genome shotgun sequence encodes these proteins:
- the LOC112983588 gene encoding histone H2A-IV — MSGRGKQGGKARAKAKSRSSRAGLQFPVGRVHRLLRKGNYAERVGAGAPVYLAAVLEYLTAEILELAGNAARDNKKTRIIPRHLQLAIRNDEELNKLLGKVTIAQGGVLPNIQAVLLPKKTDSHKAKAK; from the coding sequence ATGTCAGGCCGCGGGAAGCAGGGCGGGAAGGCGCGGGCCAAGGCCAAGTCTCGCTCGTCGCGGGCCGGGCTGCAGTTCCCCGTGGGCCGCGTGCACCGGCTGCTGCGCAAAGGCAACTACGCGGAGCGGGTGGGCGCCGGCGCGCCGGTGTACCTGGCGGCCGTGCTGGAGTACCTGACGGCCGAGATCCTGGAGCTGGCGGGCAACGCGGCGCGCGACAACAAGAAGACGCGCATCATCCCGCGCCACCTGCAGCTGGCCATCCGCAACGACGAGGAGCTCAACAAGCTGCTGGGCAAGGTGACCATCGCGCAGGGCGGCGTGCTGCCCAACATccaggcagtgctgctgcccaAGAAGACCGACAGCCACAAGGCTAAAGCCAAGTGA